A stretch of DNA from Candidatus Thermoplasmatota archaeon:
CGTCAACCTCAAGATCGAGAGGGGAGAGCGGTTCGGCCTCCTCGGGCCGAACGGCGCCGGCAAGACCACGCTTCTGAAGATACTCAGCACACTCCTCCTACCGACTTCAGGCAAGGCATTCGTCTCGGGTTTCGATGTAGAGAACGAGTTCGTGGAGGTCCGCAAGAGGATAAACATGGTTTCCGGGGGCGAGATCTCGGGCTACGGCCTTCTGACGGTTCGGGAGAACCTGTGGATGTTCTCGCAGTTCTACGGCATCAAGAGCGCCGTCGCATACGAGCGCATCGACGACATGCTCAGTAAGTTCGGCATGCTCGACAAGAGAACGGAGAAGGTGAGGACGCTATCGACCGGCCAGAGGCAGAAGATGAACGTGATCCGGGGGTTCGTGACCGACCCCGAGATACTCTTCCTCGACGAACCCACGCTCGGTCTGGATGTCAATGCGAGCAGGGTCATAAGGGACTTCATCGTAGACTGGGTCCGCAAGAAGGACAGGGACAAGACGGTCCTCCTCACGACCCACTACATGGCGGAGGCCGACCAGCTATGCGACAGGATCGCGATAATCGACGACGGGAGGATCCTCGCATGCGACACTCCCGAGAATCTCAAGAAGCTGGTGAAGGCGAGCACGACTCTGAAACTCGACGTCACCACGCTGAAGGACAAGCGTGTCCTTGACACCATCCCCGGTATCGAGAAGTTCACTTCGACGGACGATTTGGAGAACAACATCACAAGCCTCAGGTTCGTGCTCAACGACGACTCCGCGGTCTCGGACATCGTATCGGGAGTCATAAGGGGCGGGTCGAAGATACTCGCGCTCAGAAAGACTGAGCCAACGCTTGAGGACGTGTTCATCAAGCTCGTGGGGAAGGGGTTCGAGTGAGTGAGAGCTGGATCATTCAGA
This window harbors:
- a CDS encoding ATP-binding cassette domain-containing protein, encoding MEPAVETRSLTRVFNPKKKKEGKSVRALDSVNLKIERGERFGLLGPNGAGKTTLLKILSTLLLPTSGKAFVSGFDVENEFVEVRKRINMVSGGEISGYGLLTVRENLWMFSQFYGIKSAVAYERIDDMLSKFGMLDKRTEKVRTLSTGQRQKMNVIRGFVTDPEILFLDEPTLGLDVNASRVIRDFIVDWVRKKDRDKTVLLTTHYMAEADQLCDRIAIIDDGRILACDTPENLKKLVKASTTLKLDVTTLKDKRVLDTIPGIEKFTSTDDLENNITSLRFVLNDDSAVSDIVSGVIRGGSKILALRKTEPTLEDVFIKLVGKGFE